From Parcubacteria group bacterium, a single genomic window includes:
- the nusB gene encoding transcription antitermination factor NusB, with protein MANRHLSRSIAMQSLYEWDFKGGVKEAMSEIMRKNIKEFAPGMDDCTFVETLVNTTLDNQDKIDPLIEKCAPEWPLDQVTLVDRNILRLGICELLFGNYEEVPPKVAINEAIELAKSFGGDASGRFVNGVLGTIYRELGEPMKDDQTKKKKTIKKESDKKVEEK; from the coding sequence ATGGCAAATCGGCACTTATCCAGGTCAATAGCGATGCAATCTCTCTATGAGTGGGATTTTAAGGGTGGAGTAAAAGAGGCGATGAGTGAGATTATGCGAAAGAACATTAAGGAATTTGCGCCTGGAATGGACGATTGTACGTTCGTGGAAACCTTAGTCAATACAACGTTGGACAACCAGGATAAAATCGACCCGCTCATTGAGAAGTGTGCTCCCGAATGGCCGCTTGATCAAGTGACGCTGGTCGACCGCAACATCTTGCGCTTGGGAATTTGCGAATTACTTTTCGGCAACTACGAAGAAGTCCCGCCGAAAGTGGCGATCAACGAAGCGATTGAGCTGGCCAAATCTTTTGGTGGAGACGCTTCCGGACGGTTTGTGAATGGTGTGCTGGGAACGATTTATCGCGAACTGGGCGAGCCGATGAAAGACGACCAAACAAAAAAGAAAAAGACCATCAAGAAAGAAAGTGATAAAAAAGTTGAGGAGAAATAA
- the rpmF gene encoding 50S ribosomal protein L32, whose translation MPVARKRHTKARRDRARVFYKLSPKNLVECPNCKTKIEAHMVCSNCGQYKGKEVVDTTKKLARKAKKK comes from the coding sequence ATGCCAGTAGCAAGAAAACGCCATACTAAGGCCCGCAGAGACCGAGCTCGAGTGTTCTATAAACTTAGCCCAAAAAATCTAGTAGAATGTCCTAATTGCAAGACCAAGATTGAAGCCCATATGGTTTGTAGCAATTGTGGCCAATATAAAGGCAAAGAAGTGGTCGATACGACCAAAAAGCTCGCCAGAAAAGCGAAGAAAAAATAA
- a CDS encoding peptidylprolyl isomerase has protein sequence MQTKKILGLCGVLLLAVILAGCSNGDGSAADKAADQLTGTVTKPLDISKKAKEDIAKATDAENARLNNSLNEDKAMSTNAPTAPVVNSDLIKKYPFATIKTSLGDIKVKFNGTATPLTVTNFLQLAQANFYDNTKFHRVIKGFMIQAGDPLSKDAAMKNRWGTGDPGYKFKDELAGTETYPQGTLAMANSGPNTNGSQFFIVTASPSAPLTANYTVFGSVVSGLDVALKIENVPTTTPDRPVDDVTIVSVTPSEK, from the coding sequence ATGCAAACAAAGAAAATTTTAGGTTTATGTGGAGTGTTGCTTTTGGCAGTCATATTAGCTGGCTGTTCCAATGGGGACGGGAGCGCGGCGGACAAGGCGGCGGACCAATTGACTGGGACCGTAACTAAGCCGTTGGATATCAGTAAAAAGGCGAAGGAAGATATTGCCAAAGCGACCGACGCGGAAAATGCGCGGTTAAATAATTCATTAAACGAAGATAAAGCTATGAGTACAAATGCACCGACAGCGCCAGTGGTCAATTCGGATTTGATCAAGAAATATCCTTTCGCTACGATCAAGACGAGTTTGGGGGATATTAAAGTAAAATTTAATGGCACAGCGACACCACTCACGGTGACGAATTTTTTGCAGTTAGCTCAGGCGAATTTCTATGACAATACTAAATTTCATCGGGTGATCAAAGGGTTTATGATCCAAGCCGGTGATCCGCTCTCAAAAGATGCTGCAATGAAAAATCGCTGGGGAACAGGTGATCCAGGCTATAAATTTAAAGACGAGCTCGCAGGCACAGAAACCTATCCGCAAGGAACTTTGGCAATGGCCAACTCTGGACCAAACACCAATGGCAGTCAATTTTTTATCGTAACTGCTAGTCCTTCGGCACCGCTTACAGCAAATTATACAGTTTTTGGCTCAGTCGTCAGTGGTCTTGATGTTGCATTGAAGATTGAAAACGTCCCAACGACAACACCCGATCGACCAGTGGATGATGTGACAATCGTAAGTGTTACGCCTTCGGAAAAATAG
- a CDS encoding ComEC/Rec2 family competence protein, whose protein sequence is MPNRKLIYFSLSALLAFGLIFFGVTSHAQSQKLQVAFLDVGQGDAILISQGEKQILIDGGPSGTKLLEKLGEYVPFWDRKIDVVIATHPDADHISGLVDVLKNYSVDQLIESGAQSESQIFAALEKTAEDKKVEKQKARRGMKIKLDDDAQLEIFSPTDGIISGLKKDDTNSASVVAKLTFGENSFLFTGDFPLEMESQLVGAKLPLNSDVLKVAHHGSKSATSEQFLKFVHPSEAVISVGKNNRYGHPTAEVLERLKNENVKILRTDVSSDVVYDCASTKNKCEVVVTK, encoded by the coding sequence ATGCCAAACCGCAAACTAATCTATTTTTCACTAAGCGCGCTTTTAGCTTTTGGTCTGATATTCTTTGGCGTGACTTCTCACGCGCAGAGTCAAAAGTTGCAAGTAGCGTTTTTGGACGTGGGGCAAGGTGACGCCATTTTGATTTCGCAGGGCGAAAAACAAATCCTCATTGATGGCGGACCGAGCGGGACGAAACTTTTGGAGAAGCTGGGAGAATATGTACCGTTTTGGGATCGCAAGATTGACGTGGTGATTGCGACGCATCCGGACGCGGATCACATCTCCGGCCTCGTTGATGTGCTCAAAAACTATTCTGTGGATCAATTGATTGAAAGTGGGGCGCAGAGTGAGTCACAAATTTTTGCGGCTCTGGAAAAAACGGCGGAGGATAAAAAAGTGGAAAAACAAAAGGCTCGGCGGGGGATGAAAATAAAATTGGATGATGATGCGCAACTGGAAATTTTTAGCCCGACTGATGGCATAATTTCTGGCCTGAAAAAAGACGATACAAATTCCGCCAGTGTCGTGGCGAAACTGACGTTTGGGGAAAATAGTTTTCTGTTTACGGGAGATTTTCCGCTAGAAATGGAAAGTCAATTGGTCGGCGCCAAATTACCGCTCAATTCCGATGTACTGAAAGTTGCTCATCACGGATCAAAATCAGCTACAAGTGAGCAATTTTTGAAGTTTGTGCATCCTAGTGAAGCCGTGATTTCGGTGGGGAAAAATAATCGTTATGGCCATCCGACGGCGGAAGTTTTGGAACGATTGAAAAACGAGAATGTTAAAATTTTGCGAACAGATGTGTCGAGTGATGTGGTTTATGATTGCGCGAGTACTAAGAACAAATGCGAGGTGGTTGTGACAAAGTAG
- a CDS encoding ComEC/Rec2 family competence protein, which translates to MDKAKIFLTVSGSFIGGVFGASFFYPNYIPAIFAQLALLSAVIIFFVCYKNKNAIFITLALLFFAAGFFVTQIRIDKIAAFEAAPEEVDFSRRGMIVAEPKIKDNQQDLVFSSTSPRQSNIATAGEINYNILIQESAYQKYVYGEELDLQCKLTLPKNMADSDFDYRAYLARQDIFYICQKPQLEKTGQNLGNRFYSAVVMLKNKFSKNIYALIPSPEAALLEGLIIGGSGNLSKEIQANFSRTGMTHIVAVSGYNITIVAQYLMLLGFFLGLWRRQAFWFALIGIWVFILMTGFPASAIRAGVMGTLLLYAMKNGRLANAGNAILCSAAVMLFWNPLLLRYDVGFQLSFLATIGIVYFYPLMDKYFGEKLKKYPAGVPFIAEILFMSLSAQIFVLPIILFNFQTLSLISPVTNILVLPILPITMLIGFLAIAISFIFQPLAILFSWLAYLPLRYEILVINYFANLKFSALTVGLSWQGMLVWYIILVGVIYFIKKESGKEYFSPTQEIVTRGRVRDRLYSSSDENS; encoded by the coding sequence ATGGACAAAGCGAAAATATTTTTGACTGTGTCGGGAAGTTTTATTGGGGGCGTTTTTGGCGCTTCTTTTTTTTATCCGAATTATATTCCTGCGATTTTTGCGCAGCTTGCTTTGCTTTCGGCGGTTATCATCTTTTTTGTCTGTTACAAAAATAAAAACGCGATTTTCATAACACTCGCGCTTTTGTTTTTTGCAGCTGGTTTTTTTGTCACGCAAATTAGGATTGATAAAATAGCAGCATTTGAAGCTGCGCCGGAGGAAGTGGATTTTTCCAGGAGGGGAATGATCGTGGCGGAGCCGAAAATAAAAGACAACCAGCAAGACCTAGTTTTTTCTTCAACTTCGCCACGCCAAAGCAATATTGCGACGGCGGGGGAGATAAATTACAACATTCTCATCCAAGAGAGCGCTTATCAGAAATATGTCTATGGTGAAGAATTGGATTTGCAATGTAAGCTTACGTTGCCAAAAAATATGGCGGACAGTGATTTTGACTACCGGGCCTATTTGGCCAGGCAAGATATTTTCTACATTTGTCAAAAACCGCAGTTGGAAAAGACTGGTCAGAATTTGGGTAATCGGTTTTATAGTGCGGTGGTTATGTTGAAAAATAAATTTAGCAAAAATATTTACGCCCTTATTCCTTCGCCGGAAGCTGCCCTTTTGGAAGGCCTCATTATCGGCGGAAGTGGTAATTTGTCCAAAGAAATCCAGGCCAATTTTTCGCGCACTGGCATGACGCATATTGTGGCGGTTTCCGGGTACAATATTACCATCGTGGCGCAATATCTGATGCTTTTGGGATTCTTTTTGGGGTTGTGGCGGCGGCAAGCGTTTTGGTTTGCGCTCATCGGTATTTGGGTTTTTATCCTTATGACTGGCTTTCCCGCCTCGGCGATCCGCGCGGGGGTGATGGGAACGCTTTTGCTCTATGCGATGAAAAATGGACGGCTGGCGAATGCGGGCAATGCGATTTTATGTTCGGCGGCAGTGATGCTTTTCTGGAATCCGCTGCTTCTGCGCTATGACGTCGGATTCCAGTTGTCGTTTCTAGCTACGATCGGTATCGTCTATTTCTATCCGTTGATGGATAAATATTTCGGTGAAAAATTAAAAAAATATCCGGCCGGCGTTCCCTTTATTGCTGAGATTTTGTTTATGTCGCTCAGTGCGCAAATTTTTGTCTTACCGATCATTCTTTTCAACTTTCAAACCCTCTCGCTCATTTCGCCCGTGACCAATATCTTAGTCCTGCCGATTTTGCCCATCACGATGCTCATCGGTTTTTTGGCGATTGCCATTAGTTTCATTTTTCAGCCACTAGCGATCCTTTTTTCTTGGCTGGCATATTTGCCACTGCGCTATGAAATTCTCGTAATCAATTATTTCGCCAATCTCAAATTTTCTGCTCTCACAGTCGGGCTCTCGTGGCAAGGAATGCTTGTTTGGTATATAATTTTAGTGGGCGTAATCTATTTCATAAAAAAAGAATCCGGTAAGGAATATTTTTCTCCCACTCAAGAGATTGTGACTAGGGGGCGAGTGCGGGATCGGCTATATAGCAGTTCAGACGAGAATTCATAG
- a CDS encoding DUF167 domain-containing protein, translating into MRIYLKVSPRSSQNSVEKISEGEYRVRLTAPPVDGKANDALIKILAEHFGVAKSFITIVGGKSTQRKMVDVLGVK; encoded by the coding sequence ATGAGAATATATCTTAAGGTCAGTCCACGCTCTTCGCAAAACAGTGTGGAGAAAATCAGTGAGGGAGAATATCGCGTGCGCCTTACTGCTCCGCCGGTGGATGGTAAAGCGAATGATGCGCTGATTAAAATCTTGGCGGAACATTTTGGCGTGGCTAAAAGTTTCATCACGATTGTTGGGGGAAAGAGTACGCAGAGGAAGATGGTGGATGTCCTGGGGGTTAAGTAG
- a CDS encoding ferric reductase-like transmembrane domain-containing protein, with protein MKKLLLIIAIIILGTHFGVALAQESKVDYGNDPVLDNDLDGLTDEGEKQIYKTDPNLADSDGDGILDGTEVLNGTNPLDNTSPSAVQNITVRESTQTAAEKWAWYLTRAGGLVSFLLLYLAIFFGIAIRFPGLKNFFQPINSLNFHAWISVQALLFTLIHGLVLLGDEYLKFSFKDIFVPFASSYHPEAVTLGVLGMYLMLALILTSFFRKYLSYRVWRVTHFLNIVLYAFAFFHAINLGTDLKTGIVRDIFLGMNILLVILMVVSLLLKLKNVFFPKTNENIS; from the coding sequence ATGAAAAAACTACTCCTCATCATCGCAATAATTATTTTAGGAACGCATTTCGGCGTGGCCTTGGCGCAAGAGTCAAAGGTGGATTATGGAAATGATCCAGTTCTTGACAATGATTTGGACGGCCTGACCGATGAAGGCGAAAAGCAGATTTATAAAACTGATCCTAATCTTGCCGATTCGGATGGTGATGGAATTTTGGATGGTACGGAAGTTTTGAATGGCACTAATCCCCTGGATAATACTAGCCCGAGCGCGGTGCAAAATATAACCGTTCGGGAATCGACGCAAACGGCAGCGGAAAAATGGGCGTGGTATCTCACCAGAGCCGGCGGTCTTGTTTCTTTTTTGCTTTTATATTTAGCAATTTTTTTCGGCATCGCGATTCGTTTTCCGGGTTTGAAAAATTTTTTTCAACCAATTAATTCTTTGAATTTTCATGCCTGGATTTCTGTCCAAGCCTTGCTTTTTACCCTCATCCACGGTTTGGTGCTACTGGGCGATGAATATCTTAAATTTAGCTTCAAGGATATTTTTGTGCCGTTCGCATCAAGCTATCATCCGGAAGCAGTCACGCTGGGTGTGCTTGGGATGTATCTAATGCTTGCGCTTATTCTTACATCATTCTTTCGCAAATATCTGTCCTATCGCGTTTGGCGCGTCACGCATTTTTTGAACATCGTGCTTTATGCTTTTGCTTTTTTTCATGCTATCAACCTGGGAACTGATTTGAAGACTGGGATTGTGCGGGATATTTTTCTGGGAATGAATATTTTACTCGTCATTCTTATGGTAGTAAGTCTGCTTTTGAAGTTAAAGAATGTTTTCTTCCCAAAAACCAATGAGAATATATCTTAA
- a CDS encoding FAD:protein FMN transferase — protein MAMALWINLKNNQMEKQLVVEKRFKALGTDIYFQLVCNESLKEAAEKDLVALRDFYLSAEHIFSRFEENSELNQLNNSLGKFSKASSHFLAVAKKILHYHDLSEGLFDPRVITILEQIGYAKDFGQVENLLSIREEKAIPKINAHRLEDDLVIWDEEISFNARMDFAGIAKGYITDNAGEMLKQFGWKNFLIDSGGDMLAWGKDKKGEDWKIDIEGIAEEKILLILKNEAVATSGIGKRKWQRGEKRFHHLVDPQAPESFSFDLQSVTVMARTVVEADFWAKVLFIKGRENGKKFALEHSLRAIFLDYRGNAWVSGEMKRNFYLV, from the coding sequence ATGGCAATGGCATTGTGGATCAATTTGAAAAATAACCAAATGGAAAAACAGCTGGTGGTGGAAAAAAGATTCAAAGCGCTCGGGACGGATATCTATTTTCAGCTGGTTTGCAATGAGAGCTTAAAGGAAGCGGCAGAAAAAGATTTGGTGGCTCTGCGAGATTTCTATCTTTCGGCTGAGCATATTTTTAGCCGTTTTGAGGAAAATAGCGAGCTGAATCAGCTGAATAACAGTTTGGGAAAATTTTCAAAAGCCTCGTCACATTTTCTCGCTGTGGCAAAAAAAATATTACATTATCATGATTTGAGCGAAGGTCTGTTTGATCCGCGAGTGATTACGATTTTAGAACAAATTGGATATGCGAAGGATTTTGGGCAAGTGGAGAATTTGCTTTCAATCAGAGAAGAAAAGGCCATTCCCAAAATTAATGCGCACAGACTGGAGGATGATTTGGTCATTTGGGATGAAGAAATTTCTTTCAATGCGCGGATGGATTTTGCGGGAATTGCTAAGGGATATATCACAGACAATGCTGGCGAGATGCTGAAACAATTCGGGTGGAAAAATTTTCTTATTGATTCGGGCGGCGATATGCTAGCCTGGGGCAAGGATAAGAAAGGAGAGGATTGGAAAATTGATATTGAGGGAATTGCGGAAGAAAAAATATTATTGATTTTGAAAAATGAGGCCGTGGCCACATCAGGGATCGGAAAACGCAAATGGCAAAGAGGCGAAAAAAGATTCCATCATTTGGTGGATCCGCAAGCTCCGGAAAGTTTTTCTTTTGATCTGCAATCAGTGACAGTCATGGCTAGGACAGTAGTGGAGGCGGATTTTTGGGCGAAAGTATTATTTATTAAAGGCAGAGAGAATGGAAAAAAATTTGCACTCGAGCATAGTTTGAGAGCTATTTTTCTAGATTATCGTGGTAATGCTTGGGTTTCGGGAGAGATGAAAAGGAATTTTTATTTGGTATAA
- a CDS encoding anaerobic ribonucleoside-triphosphate reductase activating protein: MNIGGYQKLTLIDFPGTLATTVFTVGCNFRCPFCHNPELVLGAGIKTSGMENKTEREFFAFLKKRIGKLEGVCITGGEPTLQPDLIEFVQKVRALGFRIKLDTNGARPDILKKLLDEKLLDFVAMDIKNQLGRYGETVGVKVDTERIKLSVELIKNSRLPYEFRTTVVPGIHREKDFLVIAEWLKGAMAYYLQEYREDVILDKNLKQKTKGQKINLEKIQAQIGDNFEKMGIRR; this comes from the coding sequence ATGAACATCGGCGGCTATCAAAAATTAACTTTGATTGATTTTCCCGGAACCTTGGCAACCACCGTTTTTACTGTTGGCTGTAATTTTCGGTGTCCGTTTTGTCATAATCCGGAATTGGTTTTGGGCGCGGGTATCAAGACATCAGGAATGGAGAATAAAACGGAACGGGAGTTTTTCGCATTTTTGAAAAAAAGAATCGGCAAACTGGAAGGAGTTTGCATTACGGGCGGTGAGCCAACTTTGCAACCGGATTTGATCGAGTTTGTCCAAAAAGTGCGCGCATTGGGTTTTCGCATAAAACTGGACACAAACGGCGCACGACCGGATATTTTGAAAAAACTGCTAGATGAAAAACTGTTGGATTTTGTGGCGATGGATATTAAAAATCAGCTTGGACGATATGGCGAAACGGTCGGTGTGAAAGTGGACACGGAGCGGATAAAATTAAGCGTTGAGTTGATCAAAAATAGTCGTCTGCCCTATGAATTTCGTACGACGGTCGTGCCGGGTATCCATAGGGAAAAAGATTTTTTGGTGATTGCTGAGTGGCTAAAAGGCGCTATGGCCTACTATTTACAAGAATATCGCGAGGACGTGATTTTGGATAAAAATCTGAAGCAAAAGACGAAAGGCCAGAAAATCAATCTGGAAAAGATCCAAGCGCAAATTGGGGATAATTTTGAGAAGATGGGAATTAGACGCTAG
- the nrdD gene encoding anaerobic ribonucleoside-triphosphate reductase, producing MQKQICHDCGRELKMDEEYMSYVVESGEFCKCKSCHEADPVLRNFQRTEVYSRVVGYIRPVAQWNGGKQAEFDDRKEFKLDGVACC from the coding sequence ATGCAAAAACAAATTTGCCACGATTGTGGCCGAGAGCTGAAGATGGACGAAGAGTATATGAGTTATGTCGTAGAGAGTGGAGAGTTTTGTAAGTGTAAGAGTTGTCATGAGGCCGATCCAGTGCTACGTAATTTTCAAAGAACCGAAGTCTATTCTCGAGTAGTAGGCTATATCCGACCGGTAGCGCAATGGAACGGAGGCAAACAAGCGGAATTTGATGATCGCAAGGAATTCAAGCTGGACGGCGTTGCTTGTTGCTAA
- a CDS encoding ribonucleoside triphosphate reductase, which translates to MAKKVKKSGKGNEVKKSGGPARNASRSDAGGDIEIKKVIKRNGNVANFDQAKITKGVAKAFVTTKEGTADDAKKVTEKVVKLLGRKHKKGYVPEIEEIQDLVERVLMILDFEETAKAYILYREQHRKNREAQESLDEAVNLVDKYIQEIDWKVKENANMAYSLQGLNNYISSIVSSKYWMNRVYTRAIREAHEGGDFHIHDLQLLAAYCCGWDLQDLLRRGFTGVPGKVACKPAKHLGSILGQMVNFTYTTQGEVAGAQAFSNFDTLLAPFVRYDKLTYAEVKQEIQSYVFNMNVSTRVGFQTPFSNITMDITCPKNLKNEAVIFGGFPQKETYGEFQEEMNLINKAFAEVMTEGDAASRIFTFPIPTYNIGKDFDWTDKRFDAIWEMTAKYGIPYFANFVNSDMDPDDARSMCCRLRLDNRELHKRGGGLFGANPLTGSIGVVTINLPRLGYIAKNKQEFLAKLNHLMDLAQESLETKRTMVEKLTEGGLYPYTKFYLAPIKMRRGQYWANHFSTIGLVGMNEALLNLIGKDITTPAGQKMAEEILTHMRKRIIGYQKETGNLYNLEATPAEGTSYRLARMDKKKHPDIIFANDQKVKEKNAEPYYTNSSQLPVQHTEDIFEALDLQDKLQTKYTGGTVLHGFLGERIWDIETTKQLVRKIAENYALPYFTLTPTFSICPVHGYINGEHPYCPKCVAEQKAEVYSRVVGYIRPVEQWNSGKQAEFDDRKEFKVEKKK; encoded by the coding sequence ATGGCAAAAAAAGTGAAAAAAAGCGGCAAGGGGAATGAAGTGAAGAAATCAGGCGGGCCCGCCCGCAACGCTTCGCGTAGCGATGCGGGCGGGGATATAGAAATCAAAAAAGTCATCAAGCGTAATGGCAATGTGGCGAATTTTGACCAGGCGAAAATTACTAAAGGAGTGGCGAAGGCTTTTGTGACGACCAAAGAAGGTACGGCGGATGATGCCAAGAAAGTGACGGAAAAAGTGGTGAAGCTTTTGGGGCGAAAACATAAAAAAGGTTATGTGCCGGAGATCGAAGAGATCCAGGATCTGGTGGAAAGAGTGCTGATGATTTTGGATTTTGAAGAAACTGCCAAGGCCTATATCCTTTATCGCGAACAACATCGCAAAAATCGCGAAGCGCAGGAATCATTGGATGAGGCGGTCAATCTGGTGGATAAATATATCCAAGAAATCGACTGGAAAGTGAAAGAAAACGCCAATATGGCTTATTCGCTCCAAGGTCTTAATAATTACATTTCCTCGATTGTCAGCTCGAAATATTGGATGAATCGTGTGTACACCAGAGCGATCCGTGAGGCACATGAGGGCGGAGATTTCCACATTCATGATTTGCAACTGTTGGCAGCCTATTGTTGCGGTTGGGATTTGCAAGATCTTTTGCGCCGTGGGTTTACTGGTGTGCCAGGAAAAGTGGCTTGCAAACCAGCCAAACACTTGGGTTCAATTTTGGGACAAATGGTCAATTTTACCTATACGACGCAAGGTGAAGTGGCCGGCGCGCAAGCTTTTTCCAATTTTGACACCTTGCTCGCTCCATTCGTGCGCTATGATAAATTGACTTATGCTGAGGTTAAGCAAGAAATTCAGTCTTACGTGTTTAATATGAATGTGTCGACGCGCGTGGGATTCCAAACGCCATTTTCTAATATCACGATGGACATCACTTGTCCCAAGAACTTGAAAAATGAAGCAGTGATTTTTGGCGGTTTTCCCCAGAAAGAAACTTATGGTGAATTCCAAGAAGAGATGAATCTGATCAATAAGGCATTTGCCGAAGTGATGACAGAGGGGGACGCTGCCAGCCGGATTTTCACTTTCCCCATCCCGACCTATAACATCGGCAAAGATTTTGACTGGACAGATAAGCGTTTCGATGCGATTTGGGAAATGACTGCTAAATATGGTATTCCGTACTTTGCCAACTTTGTGAACTCAGATATGGATCCTGATGATGCGCGTTCGATGTGTTGCCGGTTGCGTTTGGATAATCGGGAATTGCACAAGCGCGGTGGCGGACTGTTTGGTGCCAATCCACTGACTGGATCGATCGGCGTGGTGACAATCAATCTGCCTCGCTTGGGATATATTGCAAAAAACAAACAAGAATTTTTGGCAAAACTCAATCATCTAATGGATCTGGCGCAAGAGAGTCTTGAGACAAAACGCACGATGGTAGAAAAACTGACCGAGGGCGGACTTTATCCTTATACCAAATTCTATCTGGCACCGATCAAAATGCGCCGTGGACAATATTGGGCGAATCATTTCTCGACAATCGGTCTAGTCGGCATGAACGAAGCGCTCCTTAATCTGATTGGGAAAGATATTACGACTCCGGCTGGACAAAAAATGGCAGAAGAAATCCTGACGCATATGCGCAAAAGAATCATCGGCTATCAAAAAGAAACCGGTAATCTCTATAATCTCGAAGCAACGCCGGCCGAAGGTACTTCGTACCGCTTGGCGCGGATGGACAAGAAAAAGCATCCGGATATTATTTTTGCCAACGACCAGAAAGTTAAGGAGAAGAATGCTGAACCATATTACACCAATTCATCGCAATTGCCAGTCCAGCACACAGAAGATATTTTTGAAGCGTTGGATCTGCAGGATAAATTGCAGACGAAATATACCGGCGGAACGGTGCTGCATGGATTTTTGGGAGAGCGCATTTGGGACATCGAAACGACCAAGCAATTAGTGCGCAAGATTGCGGAAAACTATGCCCTTCCATATTTCACCCTCACGCCAACTTTCAGTATCTGCCCGGTGCATGGCTACATCAATGGTGAGCATCCATATTGTCCTAAGTGCGTCGCAGAGCAAAAAGCCGAAGTGTATTCCCGTGTTGTAGGGTACATTCGACCGGTCGAGCAATGGAACAGTGGCAAGCAAGCAGAGTTCGATGATCGCAAGGAATTTAAAGTAGAAAAGAAAAAATAA
- the nrdR gene encoding transcriptional regulator NrdR, giving the protein MNCPFCNNTETKVVDSRETNEGKITRRRRECLKCEARFSTYEEVELLRLSVLKRNGTRVDYSRPKIETGVRKALEKRPVSEEKIAKFIGEIEYEIRSREKPEITSREIGKLILKKLRELDEVAYVRFASVYKSFANIESFKRELDTFDK; this is encoded by the coding sequence ATGAATTGTCCGTTTTGTAATAATACTGAAACCAAGGTCGTCGATTCGCGGGAAACCAATGAGGGCAAGATTACACGCCGAAGGCGCGAATGCCTGAAATGTGAAGCGCGTTTTAGTACTTACGAGGAAGTCGAACTCTTGCGCCTCTCAGTACTAAAGAGGAATGGCACACGGGTGGACTATTCCCGGCCAAAGATCGAGACAGGAGTGCGTAAGGCGCTTGAGAAACGTCCAGTCTCGGAAGAGAAGATTGCCAAATTTATCGGAGAAATTGAGTACGAAATTCGTTCAAGAGAAAAACCAGAAATCACTTCGCGCGAAATCGGCAAGCTCATTCTCAAAAAACTGCGCGAGTTGGATGAAGTGGCCTATGTGCGGTTTGCTAGTGTCTATAAATCATTTGCGAATATCGAAAGTTTTAAGCGGGAGTTGGATACATTTGATAAATAA
- a CDS encoding DUF2892 domain-containing protein — MQKKIYRQETDRWYVERIVFLIAGIFVVLSEVMSLAGHPNFRYFTLLVGAMLINFSLTGYCPLAVIVAKFGVRGK; from the coding sequence ATGCAAAAGAAAATTTATCGTCAAGAAACCGATCGTTGGTATGTGGAAAGAATCGTTTTTTTGATTGCCGGAATTTTTGTAGTGCTTTCGGAAGTAATGTCCTTGGCCGGTCATCCTAATTTTCGCTATTTCACACTCTTGGTCGGCGCGATGCTGATTAACTTTTCCTTGACCGGTTATTGTCCATTAGCAGTTATCGTTGCGAAATTTGGGGTGCGGGGAAAATAA